One window from the genome of Engraulis encrasicolus isolate BLACKSEA-1 chromosome 16, IST_EnEncr_1.0, whole genome shotgun sequence encodes:
- the npy1r gene encoding neuropeptide Y receptor type 1, which translates to MAYQILLPPLPPTPPNCSTASEERNCSFSNLSTSAAYGHEDECDSNKTLFVIMAIAYCAVALLGVLGNLALVLAIVRQREMHNVTNVLIANLSLSDLLMSLVCLPFTFIYTFMDHWVFGEFLCKLNGLVQCCSITVSIFSLVLIAMERHQLILHPRGWRPTTHHACMGIAAIWTLGLATATPFLLFSVVTDIPLVQLPPEMSEQFKGKVVCIEMWPSTGFKLTYTTSMLFLQYITPLLFIFVCYYKIYIRLRRRHCMREGRQRSGEVRRINIMLFSIVVAFAVCWLPLNVFNAIHDWYHEAVMNCTHNPLFSLCHLLAMASAGVNPIFYGFLNRNFQQDIRGFPLCRLSRRRQQEEYDTVAMSTMHTEVSRTSFKLSSLDI; encoded by the exons ATGGCATACCAAAttctgctccctcctctcccgCCCACCCCTCCAAACTGCTCCACAGCCTCAGAGGAGCGCAACTGTTCTTTCAGCAACCTGTCAACCAGCGCTGCCTACGGCCATGAGGATGAGTGTGACAGCAACAAGACGTTGTTTGTCATCATGGCGATAGCCTACTGTGCGGTGGCCTTGCTGGGTGTCTTGGGGAACCTGGCTCTTGTCCTTGCAATTGTTCGACAGCGAGAAATGCACAATGTGACGAATGTTCTCATCGCGAACCTCTCCCTGTCGGACCTGTTGATGTCACTGGTCTGCCTGCCGTTCACCTTCATCTACACCTTCATGGATCACTGGGTGTTTGGGGAGTTCCTCTGCAAGCTCAACGGGCTGGTCCAGTGCTGCTCAATTAccgtctccatcttctctctcgtCCTCATTGCCATGGAGAGGCACCAGTTGATCCTGCATCCGCGTGGCTGGCGACCCACCACACATCATGCCTGCATGGGCATCGCGGCCATCTGGACGCTGGGCTTGGCGACTGCCACCCCGTTTCTGCTGTTCTCTGTAGTAACGGACATCCCACTGGTGCAGCTACCACCGGAGATGAGTGAACAGTTCAAGGGGAAGGTGGTGTGTATAGAAATGTGGCCCTCCACAGGCTTCAAACTGACTTACACCACTTCTATGCTCTTCCTCCAGTATATCACacctcttctttttatttttgtctgCTATTACAAG atcTACATCCGGCTGCGAAGGCGCCACTGCATGCGTGAGGGTCGGCAGCGCAGTGGCGAGGTGCGGCGCATCAACATCATGCTCTTCAGCATCGTGGTGGCCTTCGCCGTCTGCTGGCTACCACTCAATGTTTTCAATGCCATCCACGACTGGTACCACGAGGCCGTGATGAACTGCACACACAACCCCCTCTTCTCGCTTTGCCACCTGTTAGCCATGGCCTCAGCTGGGGTCAACCCCATATTCTATGGCTTCCTCAACCGGAACTTCCAGCAGGATATCCGTGGCTTCCCACTTTGTCGTTTGAGTCGCCGCCGGCAGCAGGAAGAGTATGACACGGTGGCCATGTCAACCATGCATACAGAGGTCTCGCGTACCTCTTTTAAACTCAGCAGCCTTGACATCTAA